The window CCGTGCTCGTACAACCGTGGGCGAAGCGCGCGCTCATCGGAATGCTATGCCTGACGCTTGCCTATCTGGCGGCCGCGACCCTTGCCGAGCCCGGGCTCTGGCTCGATCCGCTCGGGCCGCTCGTGAAGGTATTCCCGTCGATCCTGCTGACCCTCGTCGCTCTCGCCATACTGGATGAACGCTGATGACCCTCGAGGATCTGCTCCGCCTTCTTCACGTCCTTGGCGCCACCGTACTCTTCGGCACCGGTGCGGGCATCGCCTTCTTTCTGGTCATGGCCGAACGGACCCGCGATCCGCACATCATCGCCGCCGTCTCCGGCATCGTGGTCATTGCGGACACCGTCTTCACCGCCACCGCCGTCGTGCTGCAGCCCCTCACCGGCTACGGGCTGGCAAGCATCATCGGTTGGCCGCTCGGCGAGGGCTGGATCGTGCTCTCGCTGGCGCTCTATGTTTTTGTCGGCCTCTTCTGGCTGCCAGTCGTCTGGATCCAGATTCGCCTGCGCGATCTTGCCAAGCAGGCCGCAGTAAACAAGGCACCGATTCCGCCTGCCTTCGACCGGCTCTATCGCATCTGGTTCGCCTTCGGATTTCCGGCCTTCTTCGCCGTCATCGCCAT is drawn from Sinorhizobium sojae CCBAU 05684 and contains these coding sequences:
- a CDS encoding DUF2269 family protein, translated to MTLEDLLRLLHVLGATVLFGTGAGIAFFLVMAERTRDPHIIAAVSGIVVIADTVFTATAVVLQPLTGYGLASIIGWPLGEGWIVLSLALYVFVGLFWLPVVWIQIRLRDLAKQAAVNKAPIPPAFDRLYRIWFAFGFPAFFAVIAIFWLMLTKPEIRLF